A DNA window from Jaculus jaculus isolate mJacJac1 chromosome 1, mJacJac1.mat.Y.cur, whole genome shotgun sequence contains the following coding sequences:
- the LOC101595506 gene encoding olfactory receptor 6K3, giving the protein MVKSNGSTPVTEFLFSGFPQLEDGSVLLFIPLFIVYLFIVIGNLTVFFAVRMDSRLHNPMYNFISIFSFLEIWYTTATIPKMLSNLVSKQRTISMIGCLLQMYFFHSLGNSEGILLTTMAIDRYVAICNPLRYPTIMTPRLCAQLSAGSCIFGFLVLLPEIAWISTLPFCGPNQIHQIFCDFEPVLHLACTDTSMILMEDVVHAVAIIFSVLVIAISYIRIISVILSVPSAEGRWKAFSTCAAHLGVFLMFYGSVSLMYLRFSATFPPVLDTAIALMFAVLAPFFNPIIYSLRNKDMKMAIKKLLCSQKMLTSSTR; this is encoded by the coding sequence ATGGTGAAAAGTAACGGAAGTACTCCAGTGACAGAGTTCCTCTTCTCTGGGTTTCCCCAGCTTGAAGATGGCAGCGTCCTCCTCTTCATCCCTCTGTTCATCGTTTACCTGTTCATTGTTATCGGGAATCTCACTGTGTTTTTTGCAGTCAGGATGGATAGTCGTCTCCACAACCCCATGTACAATTTCATCAGCATTTTCTCATTCCTGGAGATCTGGTACACCACGGCAACGATTCCCAAGATGCTCTCCAACCTGGTCAGTAAGCAGAGGACCATCTCCATGATCGGCTGCCTCTTGCAGATGTACTTCTTCCATTCTCTGGGGAACTCAGAGGGGATCTTACTGACCACCATGGCTATCGACAGGTATGTGGCCATCTGTAACCCGCTCCGCTACCCAACCATCATGACTCCCCGGCTCTGTGCTCAGCTCTCAGCGGGCTCTTGCATTTTTGGCTTTCTGGTGCTGCTCCCAGAGATCGCCTGGATTTCCACACTGCCCTTCTGTGGCCCCAACCAAATCCATCAGATCTTCTGTGACTTTGAACCTGTGTTGCACTTGGCCTGTACAGACACATCCATGATTCTGATGGAGGACGTGGTCCATGCTGTGGCCATCATCTTCTCTGTCTTGGTGATTGCCATCTCGTACATCAGGATCATCAGTGTCATCCTGAGTGTGCCCTCTGCTGAGGGCCGCTGGAAGGCTTTCTCGACCTGTGCCGCCCACCTTGGGGTCTTCCTGATGTTCTACGGCAGTGTGTCCCTCATGTACCTGCGTTTCTCAGCCACTTTTCCGCCAGTTTTGGACACAGCCATTGCACTGATGTTTGCAGTTCTCGCTCCTTTTTTCAACCCCATCATTTATAGtttgagaaataaggacatgaaaatggcaattaagAAGCTTCTCTGCTCTCAGAAGATGCTTACTTCATCCACACGTTAA